The Prosthecobacter vanneervenii genome has a segment encoding these proteins:
- a CDS encoding AraC family transcriptional regulator — MMETGGIFSEHGTTEALFDALPDVVFFIKDAAGRYVRVNQTLAERCAGGEKGKLIGKRPEEVFPEALAASYARQDEAVLKTGKPVEHQLELHIYPGHKAGWCLTTKHALRDAKGRIIGVAGISRDLNAPSDKAGGFAELAAALKHMQQHFAESLRIEDIAKKAGLSVYQFEQRVQRLFQMSPLQLLHKLRLDEATRLLRETERTLADIAIETGWCDQSAFTRHFSRYAGMAPGKYRGLNKQ, encoded by the coding sequence ATGATGGAGACGGGAGGGATATTCTCTGAGCATGGGACGACGGAGGCGCTGTTTGATGCGCTGCCGGATGTGGTGTTTTTCATCAAGGATGCGGCGGGGCGGTATGTGCGGGTGAATCAGACGCTGGCGGAGAGATGTGCGGGCGGGGAGAAGGGGAAGCTGATTGGGAAGAGGCCGGAGGAGGTGTTTCCGGAGGCGCTGGCGGCGAGCTATGCGCGGCAGGATGAGGCGGTGCTGAAGACGGGGAAGCCGGTGGAGCATCAGCTGGAGCTGCACATCTATCCGGGACACAAGGCTGGCTGGTGCCTGACGACGAAGCATGCGCTGCGCGATGCGAAGGGGCGGATCATCGGGGTGGCGGGGATCTCGCGGGATCTGAATGCGCCAAGTGACAAGGCGGGCGGCTTTGCGGAACTGGCGGCGGCGCTGAAGCACATGCAGCAGCACTTTGCGGAGAGCCTGCGCATCGAGGACATCGCCAAGAAGGCGGGGCTGAGCGTGTATCAGTTTGAGCAGCGGGTGCAGCGGCTGTTTCAGATGAGCCCGCTGCAACTGCTGCACAAGCTGCGGCTGGATGAGGCGACGCGGCTGCTAAGGGAGACGGAGCGCACGCTGGCTGACATCGCGATTGAAACGGGGTGGTGTGATCAGAGTGCGTTCACGCGGCATTTCTCGCGCTATGCGGGGATGGCGCCGGGGAAGTATCGGGGATTGAACAAGCAGTGA
- a CDS encoding proline racemase family protein translates to MLRIPIIDSHTGGEPTRVVLGGITADTLEAHRRAILCEPRGHEVIVGALLVPPRSPDCAAGVIFFNNVGLLGMCGHGMIGLIITLRHLGRITHGTHRIETPVGIVTATLHQDGSVSIQNVPSYRKAASVRAGGVTGDVAYGGNWFFLVSDHGLALTRENIPQLTQAALAMRTAVHAAGYPEVDHVELFSPPHSPANHSRNFVLCPGAEYDRSPCGTGTSAKLACLAADGKLAPGQLWRQESIIGSVFEASYTPGADAAIIPTITGTAYITAESTLLFDPADPFRSGIQ, encoded by the coding sequence GTGCTCCGCATCCCCATCATCGACTCCCACACCGGCGGAGAGCCCACCCGCGTCGTCCTCGGCGGCATCACCGCAGACACCCTCGAAGCCCACCGCCGCGCCATCCTCTGCGAGCCCCGCGGCCACGAGGTCATCGTCGGTGCTCTCCTCGTCCCGCCTCGGTCCCCTGACTGCGCAGCCGGAGTCATCTTCTTCAACAACGTCGGCCTCCTCGGCATGTGCGGCCACGGCATGATCGGCCTCATCATCACCCTCCGTCACCTCGGTCGCATCACACACGGCACACACCGCATCGAGACCCCCGTCGGCATCGTCACTGCCACACTTCACCAAGACGGCAGCGTCAGCATCCAAAACGTCCCCTCCTACCGCAAAGCCGCCTCCGTCCGCGCAGGCGGCGTCACCGGAGACGTCGCCTATGGCGGAAACTGGTTCTTTCTGGTATCCGACCACGGCCTCGCCCTCACCCGCGAAAACATCCCCCAGCTCACCCAGGCCGCCCTCGCCATGCGCACCGCCGTCCACGCCGCCGGTTACCCCGAGGTCGACCACGTCGAGCTCTTCTCTCCTCCGCACTCTCCCGCCAACCACAGCCGCAACTTCGTCCTCTGTCCCGGTGCCGAGTACGACCGCTCCCCCTGCGGCACCGGCACCAGCGCCAAGCTCGCCTGCCTCGCTGCCGACGGCAAACTCGCCCCCGGCCAGCTCTGGCGTCAGGAAAGCATCATTGGCAGCGTCTTCGAGGCCAGCTACACCCCTGGAGCGGACGCCGCCATCATCCCCACCATCACAGGCACGGCCTATATCACTGCGGAGAGCACCCTGCTTTTCGATCCCGCAGACCCCTTCCGCTCTGGCATTCAATGA
- a CDS encoding dihydrodipicolinate synthase family protein yields the protein MPNSSLPRWSGVFPAVVTQMHQDQSLDLASSARHFEALIQSGISGLIVCGSLGENQCLQPDEKRAVLKCAIDTAKGRLPVLSGVAEMSTRAAIQYMQDGEKLGAAGFMVMPPMVYKSDPRETEHWFRTLAKATPLPWMLYNNPVGYHTDVTPEMFAQIADIPNLTCIKESSANPRRITELRNLVGDRYQLFTGVDDLILECSILGIDGWVAGSGIAFPQENQKLWDLTRAGKWDEARTLYRWMQPLMKLDTHIHFVQYIKLLCQETGLGKEWCREPRLPLSGSERDQVLTIIRTSLAKRPQI from the coding sequence ATGCCCAACTCCTCTCTCCCACGCTGGTCCGGCGTCTTCCCCGCCGTCGTCACCCAGATGCATCAGGATCAGTCCCTCGACCTCGCATCCTCCGCCCGGCACTTCGAAGCCCTCATCCAGTCCGGCATCTCCGGCCTCATCGTCTGCGGTTCCCTCGGCGAAAACCAATGCCTGCAGCCCGATGAAAAACGCGCCGTGCTGAAATGCGCCATCGACACCGCCAAAGGCCGCCTCCCCGTTCTCTCCGGTGTCGCCGAGATGAGCACCCGCGCCGCCATCCAGTACATGCAGGACGGTGAAAAGCTCGGTGCCGCCGGCTTCATGGTCATGCCCCCCATGGTTTACAAGAGCGATCCCCGCGAGACCGAGCACTGGTTCCGCACTCTCGCCAAAGCCACGCCCCTGCCCTGGATGCTCTACAACAACCCCGTCGGCTACCACACCGACGTCACCCCCGAGATGTTCGCGCAGATCGCCGACATCCCAAACCTCACATGCATCAAGGAAAGCAGCGCCAACCCCCGCCGCATCACCGAACTCCGCAATCTCGTCGGCGACCGCTACCAGCTCTTCACCGGGGTGGACGATCTCATCCTCGAATGCTCCATCCTTGGCATCGACGGCTGGGTCGCCGGCAGCGGCATCGCTTTTCCGCAGGAAAATCAAAAGCTCTGGGACCTCACCCGTGCAGGAAAGTGGGACGAAGCCCGCACTCTCTACCGCTGGATGCAGCCCCTCATGAAGCTCGATACCCACATCCACTTCGTCCAATACATCAAGCTCCTCTGCCAGGAGACCGGCCTCGGCAAAGAATGGTGCCGCGAGCCCCGCCTCCCCCTCTCCGGCTCCGAGCGCGACCAAGTCCTCACCATCATCCGCACCTCCCTCGCCAAGCGCCCGCAGATCTAG
- a CDS encoding prolyl oligopeptidase family serine peptidase, with translation MKLTTGSALLFCCILPAFHAIAAGFDHALSLPKRTENLVFRDRLKPNWLPDGHTFWYRVQTGPKTHEFVLIDANTGTRKTAPTLKALGLPEKEALKSSTAKIELRRTSRTGEESGLKFINQLGSDLDLFWINQEGEHVRYGGIRAGAEREQHTFEGHVWLITSRTGEHLAIIEAGPQLQTLIIDGKGLTPAKAEHPKKETGDRAPDGSCVVTSQADKVPKRQITIVDSTPTGQLQPKLKVLDYTKPGDPLPKPQIIITHKDGRTIRVPQDLYQNPFTESGRLPLTWAPDSHEFYFDYNQRGHQLYRILAADPKTGTVRTVVEETSKTFIDYTHKTWRHWLHASSELLWMSERDGWCHIYLYDTQTGHVKNQITKGAWPVREVLYVDDSKRQVWFLASGMRKEEDPYHLHLCRVNFDGTGFQQLTQGDGNHHIEFSPNRDFFTASYSRADLPPVHELRRSHDGSLVCTLETADASALLAAGWTMPERFTAKGRDGTTDIHGILIKPSHFDPAKKYPVIEDIYAGPHSAFAPKDFGRLLNHHILAELGFIIVKLDGMGTNHRGKAFHDVCWKNLKDAGFPDRKLWIKAAAQTRPWMDLTRVGIYGGSAGGQNAMRALLDHHDFYQVAVADCGCHDNRMDKIWWNEQWMGWPVDESYARSSNKDDAHKLQGHLLLIVGELDTNVDPASTTQVVGALQKANKTFDFMPIIGTGHGAAETPYGSRLRMEFLVRHLKP, from the coding sequence ATGAAACTCACCACCGGTTCCGCCCTGCTCTTCTGCTGCATACTTCCTGCTTTCCACGCCATCGCCGCCGGCTTCGACCACGCCCTCTCCCTCCCCAAGCGCACTGAGAACCTCGTCTTCCGCGACCGCCTCAAGCCCAACTGGCTGCCAGATGGCCACACTTTCTGGTATCGTGTCCAGACCGGCCCCAAGACCCACGAGTTCGTCCTGATCGACGCCAACACCGGCACCCGCAAAACCGCCCCCACCCTCAAAGCCCTCGGCCTTCCCGAAAAAGAAGCCCTCAAATCCTCCACCGCCAAAATCGAACTCCGCCGCACCTCCCGCACCGGCGAGGAATCAGGCCTCAAGTTCATCAATCAACTCGGCTCCGACCTCGATCTCTTCTGGATCAATCAAGAGGGCGAGCACGTCCGCTACGGCGGCATCCGCGCCGGAGCCGAGCGCGAGCAGCACACCTTCGAAGGCCACGTCTGGCTCATCACCAGCCGCACCGGAGAGCACCTCGCCATCATCGAGGCAGGTCCACAGCTTCAGACTCTGATCATCGACGGCAAGGGCCTTACTCCCGCCAAAGCAGAGCATCCGAAAAAAGAAACCGGCGACCGTGCCCCAGACGGCAGCTGCGTGGTTACCAGCCAGGCGGACAAGGTGCCAAAGCGCCAGATCACCATCGTCGATTCCACTCCCACAGGCCAGCTCCAGCCCAAGCTCAAGGTCCTCGACTACACCAAGCCCGGCGATCCCCTGCCCAAGCCGCAAATCATCATCACCCACAAAGACGGCCGCACCATCCGTGTGCCGCAGGATCTCTACCAAAACCCCTTCACCGAATCCGGCAGACTGCCCCTCACCTGGGCCCCCGACAGCCACGAGTTCTACTTCGACTACAACCAGCGCGGCCACCAGCTCTACCGCATCCTCGCCGCCGATCCTAAAACCGGCACCGTCCGCACCGTCGTCGAAGAAACCTCCAAGACCTTCATCGACTACACCCACAAAACCTGGCGTCACTGGCTGCATGCCAGCAGCGAACTTCTCTGGATGAGCGAGCGCGACGGCTGGTGCCACATCTACCTCTACGACACCCAAACCGGCCACGTCAAAAACCAGATTACCAAAGGCGCATGGCCCGTCCGCGAAGTCCTCTATGTCGATGACTCCAAGCGCCAGGTCTGGTTCCTCGCCAGCGGCATGCGCAAAGAAGAAGACCCCTACCACCTACACCTCTGCCGCGTGAACTTCGACGGCACCGGCTTCCAGCAACTCACTCAGGGCGACGGCAATCACCACATCGAGTTCTCCCCCAACCGCGATTTCTTCACCGCCAGCTACTCCCGCGCCGACTTGCCACCCGTCCACGAACTCCGCCGCAGCCACGATGGCTCCCTCGTCTGTACCCTCGAAACAGCCGATGCCTCTGCACTTCTCGCCGCAGGCTGGACCATGCCCGAGCGCTTCACCGCCAAAGGCCGCGATGGCACCACCGACATCCACGGCATCCTCATCAAACCCTCCCACTTCGATCCGGCAAAGAAATACCCCGTCATCGAAGACATCTACGCCGGACCTCACAGCGCCTTCGCCCCCAAGGACTTCGGCCGCCTGCTCAATCACCACATCCTCGCAGAGCTCGGCTTCATCATCGTCAAACTCGACGGCATGGGCACCAACCACCGCGGCAAAGCCTTCCACGATGTATGCTGGAAAAACCTCAAAGACGCCGGATTCCCCGACCGCAAACTCTGGATCAAAGCCGCAGCCCAGACCCGCCCCTGGATGGACCTCACCCGCGTCGGTATCTACGGTGGCAGCGCAGGCGGCCAGAACGCCATGCGCGCTCTCCTAGACCATCACGACTTCTACCAAGTCGCCGTCGCCGACTGCGGCTGCCATGACAACCGCATGGACAAGATCTGGTGGAATGAGCAGTGGATGGGCTGGCCTGTCGATGAAAGCTACGCCCGCAGCTCCAACAAAGACGACGCCCACAAACTCCAAGGCCACCTCCTCCTCATCGTCGGAGAGCTCGACACCAACGTTGACCCCGCCTCCACCACTCAGGTCGTCGGCGCCCTGCAAAAAGCCAACAAGACCTTCGACTTCATGCCCATCATCGGCACCGGCCACGGCGCCGCCGAAACACCCTACGGCTCCCGTCTCCGCATGGAGTTCCTCGTCCGCCATCTCAAGCCATAG